Within Primulina huaijiensis isolate GDHJ02 unplaced genomic scaffold, ASM1229523v2 scaffold40265, whole genome shotgun sequence, the genomic segment aaaataattcctCTGCAGTTTCGGATGATCCCTATCGTTGTATTTGCGTATTTCACAAATTCACAGCCgcaaaaaaaaatgaatcttTCGTGAATGGATAGGTGATATCATTAGATAATCATGATTAGGTAAGTTTGAAAAAAGTACCATATTCCTGTTTGGACCAAATTCTAGGCTTTGACTGATTCAAATTACTACCTTTTCCATCAAGTTTCTTGCACGGAACTCCAAATTGCGTAAATCACGAATATGTCGCAAAATTTCTTGAAGGAGATCCATTCCCTTTCTTCAGGGAGCTAATACAATGCTGTAACAACTCTTTATCAGCCTCATAAGCTTCTAGCCTTTGATACAGATGATCCACCTCCTCTTCGATGCCAACTTTATTGTTGTCAGTTCCAAACTTAGATTCATTAGTGCTGTGCATCCCATTTAAGTTGATCCCGTTCATGTCCCCATTCGGCACCTCATCGCCACTTGCATCAATGGTAGCATCAAAAAGAGGAAGAAGCGATTTTCCTGTTTGAACGAACATTCTTCTCTGCAGGTGATTCTTGCCATTCAACAAGCATCCGTTGGAATGCAAATCAGTATTTCCATTGTTTTGTTTCAAATCTTCGGTCTCATCTATTGCCACAAGCTTTTCTTCTAGCATCTTAAGCTGTTCAAGGATAGAGAATCTCTCTTCCTCAAAATCTGCTAAAAATTCTTCCAAATTAGCAAATGCATCCACGGGAGTGGTGAATTCTTGATTTCTGAAAAGACCTTCCTCTTTGGCTTTTCGATTTAAATCAATCGACAATCCATCGGGACCATCGCTGTCCTCACAATTGCTGGAAGAACCAGAAGAAAATCCACCCCTAGCACTTCCATCTCTACTACTTCTCGATATCCTCATTTTTTCCTTTGCTTCATAGTCCAAAACCTTCTTTTTACACATTTCTATCTCTTTCTCAAGTTCAAAATTTTCCTTCTCTCTTCTCACCACAAGCTCGTTCAAAAGCTCCAAGGCTTCTTGGTCATATTCCATTTGTTCATCCATCATTCTCTGATACTGCAAAGCTTCCATTTGCATTGCCGCCTTCTCTTCTTGGAGTCGGTTTATCATAGCCATCGTCTGATTCGCCGCCACTGCTGAGGCGCTTCTCTCTTCTTCTAACTCGGCATACAAAGCCCGCAAATTCTTCCTTTCGGCTCTCAGCGCTGATTTCAAACGTTCCATTGTAACAACTCCACCACCATTTTCCAGCTCACTTGTCAGACTTCCATCCACTGATTCTTCGGCCCCAGACTCCTTTTTCTCGAGTAATAGTAATTTCTTGCGCAAGTGATTTAGACCGTCAACTGAGTTCGGAGGATCAGGAACTTTATCTTCTTCAATCTCATATAGCTCGGAGTAAAACGAGTATTGATTGTCTGTTATATGATCTGTTTCTCGAACCGATAATGGCTTCAATTCCACCATCTGTTCATCAACTTGCATTGAACCTAATAGAAAGTAAATTTAGAATCTTGACTAAAAGGGGTGTAattaactataattttttttaaacttttcaaagCGGTAAAACAATAAGCCAAAAAAGTACCATGTTCTGCTTCATATGAAAGAATCGATGCTTGATTTTGCATTTCATCTGTCATATTTAAATCAGGAATTTCTGTCCCAATTGAGACGTCTGCTTCATTTTCATTTGTCACCATTTTAGAAAATTCTTCAGAAGCTACATTGTTCAGACAAAAACTATGCtttcaatatataaataatcaCATAACTTCGAAATTTGATGAAACTATTTCAAAGAACAAACGTATGCACCAGTAGTAACATGAGAATGCTTCTCCCCTTCTGCTCCTTCCAGTTCTTGATCAAACACACTTGCTAATTCAGATGGAATATGTTTTACATAAAAATCTGTAAATTCTTCAAAGTTTTTGGCATGAAAAACCTCGAAACTTCAGTCTCTCCGATCACTGAATCGGGCCCTTGAAATTTAGGTTCCTCATTTATGTCAACATCAAGAGCTGAATCTACCTCCACTATTCTTCTCACAGTCTCCACAAAAAAATCTTGGACCTGAAGCCCGCAATCAAAACCACATTCTCGAACCTTAATTGTACCACGATGTTCGATCATGAAACTGTCCTTGCTCAGGTCTTTTTCTCTTGAATCGATCCACTCAGTGGGGACGAGCCTTTGTCCGCTATATATCGTCAAGAAAGAACTCCAAATGTGGAGAAGAAATTTCAATAGGAGAATATTCTTCAACACACACCTGAACAGATTTATCTTTCATGATCAGAGTTGAGTTTTCCTCCATTAAAGTCGCCTCATCCTCCCGCATCTCCGTAGTAGTATCCTTTTTTTCGTATTTTTCTACTCTTAAAATTTTCATCTGTTCAATTTCTGCTACTTCCATGCTTCTATCGAGTTCAGAATTAATCTCATACTCATTCGCATCTTCCAAAACCTTTTCACCATCCCATAAATTAGCAGCAAAGTCTGATATTTTCttatcaagaacacatttttcttcaatataattATCATCTAAAGCGAAATCCTTTTTGTGAGCACATTCCAAAACATCCCAAGATGGTGTTTTTAGGAATAAATAAgaggaatatatatcattattgtTATCAACATTATCCAAACATGCCCCACAACAAGAACAATTCAGACTTACCTCACCATTTTCACATATCCTTTCTTCATTCCTCTGAATCAGTCCAAAATCCCGAACCCTCGGAAAAAAATCGAATTTCTTCGACAAACCATTTAATTCCGGCCGAGAGGACAAGCAATCTCTCACACATTTCTTGCTATTCTACCAACTTctgattatttaaaaagtacCCCAGTTTGGAAATCTCCTGTGAATGAGCTTCACAAAGAAGATCCATGCGCAGATTCTTGTCCCTTTTTGACCGGTCAAAGATATGATCAAGCCTTGTACACCAAAGGCATGGGGGTTTTAAGCCAACATACTCAGAAAATTTGATGATCAGGTAAGAAAACAAAGAATTTAACAAGAGAAGGGCTATCAAAATCCATTCAAGAACAGCAAAGATGAGAATTGTGGAAATCTTGTTGGTATTTCTGTTCAACATAGTTGCAAATTTGTTTGGAGCCATCTCCTGGTACTCGAAATTATTTTTCGTGCAAACCTTGAAACTATAAACAAATCAATGAAAGAAACAGAACTCAATTGTTTAGGCCATCTCAAAATCAAAATTCTATTTTAAATCAATTCTACTTTAAAATAGTATAGTTTGTGCACTAAATACAATATTCATCTCCAATCTatctacttcaaatcttactctaaaaaaaatattctcgaaatattcttttttattttatttagttaatttttatcttattatttattaaatatatatttttaaatttagtgatataattataattacattttatattggatatttttaatattaaatttttaataattgcgataatattacaaaaataaacgtctttgtcttttattttttatatcgaaCAAAAAATTCTCGAAATCTGATATGCTGGTTGACAACCatttctaattattaaaataaaaaaataaatattatctcattattaaaataatatataaaatattatactattatttaatataaatattaataattaaaaaaacaaaaaaaatttaaaaaaaaaggaagactAGAGCAAAGGATGGATGCTGATAAAGCATTTCAGAcactgtaatttttttaatgcatttttttggcaattttttttggtatttggatggcaaaataaaatttaaataaatttctacACATTTG encodes:
- the LOC140969170 gene encoding LOW QUALITY PROTEIN: myosin-binding protein 2-like (The sequence of the model RefSeq protein was modified relative to this genomic sequence to represent the inferred CDS: inserted 2 bases in 1 codon) codes for the protein MVTNENEADVSIGTEIPDLNMTDEMQNQASILSYEAEHGSMQVDEQMVELKPLSVRETDHITDNQYSFYSELYEIEEDKVPDPPNSVDGLNHLRKKLLLLEKKESGAEESVDGSLTSELENGGGVVTMERLKSALRAERKNLRALYAELEEERSASAVAANQTMAMINRLQEEKAAMQMEALQYQRMMDEQMEYDQEALELLNELVVRREKENFELEKEIEMCKKKVLDYEAKEKMRISRSSRDGSARGGFSSGSSSNCEDSDGPDGLSIDLNRKAKEEGLFRNQEFTTPVDAFANLEEFLADFEEERFSILEQLKMLEEKLVAIDETEDLKQNNGNTDLHSNGCLLNGKNHLQRRMFVQTGKSLLPLFDATIDASGDEVPNGDMNGINLNGMHSTNESKFGTDNNKVGIEEEVDHLYQRLEAYEADKELLQHCISSLKXKGMDLLQEILRHIRDLRNLEFRARNLMEKVVI